Proteins encoded together in one Electrophorus electricus isolate fEleEle1 chromosome 9, fEleEle1.pri, whole genome shotgun sequence window:
- the gpr75 gene encoding probable G-protein coupled receptor 75, with translation MCTKNSTAWPLDLADLARHQAFNSSLGQSPSPGGWALIHTATLASCSLLLILIFCLGSYGNLVVFLSFFDPALRKLRTNFDFMILNLSFCDLFVCCVTAPMFALVLFLDGGGGGASRGFCFAFHLTSSGFIIMSLETVAVIALHRLRMVLGQQPNHTASFPCTLALTALLWSSSFTLAALVTLRVYPSSTGPCLPHFGLAGRPAQVVLCVYLADFAFCVAVVSVSYVMIAQTLHKNAQVRKCPIIAVDATRPQAPPPPFSTAGFEGMQRAMQVPSLYRNQAYGKLQHVQTHPLAKRNAQALAPGAATGATCCQLVSTVNLATAKDSKAVVTCVVIVISVLLCCLPMGVSLAHDVLAQKSGFIHYQFELCGFALIFLKSGINPFVYSRNSAGLRRRLICCFQWLALGFLCCKHKTRLHAMGKGSLEVNRNKSSHHETNSAYVLSPKPPRRLVDQACGPSRSRESGPSPRGTTGRKPRPPSTSTPINTRIEPYYSIYNSSPSAGHSSPSGLQPVNSHTTTFAKSYVAMHYHSHQEVLQDVDSASAHPIPIPSV, from the coding sequence ATGTGTACGAAGAACAGCACTGCCTGGCCTTTGGACCTGGCGGACCTTGCTAGACACCAGGCCTTCAACAGCAGCCTAGGCCAGAGTCCCAGCCCTGGTGGCTGGGCCTTGATCCACACAGCCACATTGGCTtcctgctctctgcttctcatTCTCATCTTCTGCCTGGGCTCCtatggcaacctggtggtgttCCTCTCCTTCTTTGATCCAGCATTGCGCAAGCTGCGCACTAATTTTGACTTCATGATCCTGAACCTGTCCTTCTGTGacctgtttgtgtgctgtgtcaCAGCACCCATGTTTGCCTTGGTGCTCTTCCTagatggtggtggagggggtgcGTCGCGTGGCTTCTGCTTCGCTTTTCACCTCACCAGCTCGGGCTTCATCATCATGTCACTGGAGACGGTGGCTGTCATTGCACTCCATCGGCTGCGCATGGTCCTGGGCCAGCAGCCCAACCACACAGCCTCATTCCCGTGCACGCTGGCCCTCACCGCCCTGCTGTGGTCCTCCAGCTTCACGCTGGCTGCACTGGTCACCCTACGGGTATACCCCAGCAGCACCGGGCCATGCTTGCCCCACTTCGGGCTCGCCGGGCGACCCGCCCAGGTGGTCTTGTGCGTGTACCTGGCGGACTTCGCCTTCTGCGTGGCCGTGGTGTCCGTCTCATACGTGATGATCGCACAGACTCTGCACAAGAATGCCCAGGTACGCAAATGCCCCATCATTGCTGTGGATGCCACGAGGCcacaggcccctcccccaccctttAGCACCGCTGGTTTCGAGGGCATGCAGCGTGCCATGCAGGTGCCATCCCTTTACCGCAACCAGGCCTATGGCAAGCTCCAGCATGTTCAGACACACCCACTGGCAAAGAGGAATGCTCAGGCCCTGGCTCCAGGTGCTGCCACTGGCGCCACCTGCTGTCAGTTGGTGTCTACGGTCAACCTGGCCACAGCCAAGGATTCCAAGGCTGTGGTAACATGTGTAGTCATAGTAATTTCTGTGCTCCTGTGTTGCCTGCCCATGGGCGTGTCGCTGGCGCACGACGTCCTGGCACAGAAGAGCGGCTTCATCCACTACCAGTTCGAGCTGTGTGGCTTCGCCCTCATCTTCCTCAAGTCAGGCATCAACCCATTTGTGTACTCGCGCAACAGCGCAGGCCTGCGACGCCGCCTGATCTGTTGCTTTCAGTGGCTGGCGCTCGGCTTCCTCTGCTGCAAGCACAAGACCCGCCTGCATGCCATGGGCAAGGGCAGCCTTGAGGTCAACCGCAACAAGTCATCACACCATGAGACCAACTCAGCCTATGTGCTCTCGCCCAAGCCACCACGGAGGCTGGTGGACCAGGCGTGTGGACCCAGCCGTTCACGGGAGAGCGGGCCAAGCCCGCGTGGCACCACTGGCCGGAAACCGCGGCCTCCCAGCACCTCCACGCCCATCAACACCCGCATCGAGCCCTACTACAGCATCTACAACAGCAGCCCCTCGGCTGGCCATAGTTCTCCCAGCGGCTTGCAACCAGTGAACTCGCATACAACCACATTCGCCAAAAGCTACGTGGCTATGCACTACCACAGCCACCAGGAGGTGCTGCAGGACGTTGACAGTGCATCAGCACATCCGATCCCCATACCCTCAGTGTGA